One stretch of Methyloversatilis sp. RAC08 DNA includes these proteins:
- the asnB gene encoding asparagine synthase (glutamine-hydrolyzing), which produces MCGIFGYYDRQHVRMDDARLQAMGRLLRHRGPDDTGVRETDGVAIGNRRLSIIDIAGGHQPFVSDDGTIAIVQNGEIFNHVELAAELSGTPFECRTHSDTEVLLRLYERDGIDFLHRLNGMFAIAIHDARIDTLFLVRDRIGVKPLYIHDDGTRLCFASEIKSLLSAGVPRKMDPVALHHYLTFNYVPPPHTLFEGIRHLMPGHLARIDRKGCTESRWWSLADQEAETRTEGDWISAFNETLDDAVRLRLRSDVPFGAFLSGGVDSSTVVGMMSRHMTEPVNTYAIGFHEERFDESPYAARAAELFGTRHTLQKVDADMLDLWPLAVWHCDQPHGDVSFLPTYRVAQLAAREVKVVLTGDGGDELFAGYDKHRNFFSRPAAAEASDAEFRRAYHANLSLFDEAAKRTLYTATLSRQISDIDSRSVTGPLFDEARHMDRINQALYIDMQLLLSGNNLVKPDRMGMAVSLEARTPFLDYRMMELAFRMPGSLKLKDGETKYLYKKAVSPLIGHDLAYRRKQMFTVPVGEWFRDSLSGFVEEVLLGERTIGRGLFDPMRVRTLIDEHRSGKTDRTRELRALIAVELWARTFIDPTDFVDVADPDFQSLGLDLRAAPVARP; this is translated from the coding sequence ATGTGCGGAATTTTCGGCTATTACGACCGGCAACACGTCCGGATGGACGATGCAAGACTGCAGGCCATGGGGCGCCTGCTTCGTCACCGTGGGCCTGACGACACCGGCGTCCGCGAGACGGATGGCGTCGCCATCGGCAACCGCCGCCTGTCCATCATCGATATCGCGGGAGGCCACCAGCCTTTCGTCTCGGACGACGGAACGATTGCCATCGTCCAGAACGGTGAAATATTCAACCATGTAGAGCTGGCGGCGGAGCTGTCCGGCACGCCGTTCGAATGCCGGACCCATTCCGACACCGAAGTGCTGCTGCGCCTCTACGAGCGTGACGGCATCGATTTCCTGCACCGGCTCAACGGCATGTTTGCCATTGCGATTCACGATGCGCGAATCGATACGCTGTTCCTGGTGCGCGACCGCATAGGCGTGAAGCCGCTCTATATCCACGACGACGGCACCCGGCTGTGCTTCGCGTCGGAGATCAAGTCACTGCTGAGCGCCGGCGTGCCCCGGAAGATGGACCCGGTCGCACTGCACCACTACCTCACGTTCAACTACGTCCCGCCACCGCATACGCTTTTCGAAGGCATTCGCCACCTGATGCCCGGACATCTGGCACGCATCGACCGCAAGGGCTGCACCGAATCGCGCTGGTGGTCACTGGCCGACCAGGAGGCCGAAACGCGTACGGAAGGTGACTGGATCAGTGCCTTCAATGAAACGCTGGACGACGCCGTGCGGCTCCGTCTGCGTTCGGATGTGCCATTCGGCGCCTTCCTTTCCGGTGGGGTGGATTCAAGCACCGTGGTGGGCATGATGAGCCGCCACATGACCGAGCCCGTCAATACGTATGCCATCGGATTTCACGAGGAGCGATTCGACGAAAGTCCGTATGCAGCCCGGGCGGCCGAACTGTTCGGTACCCGGCACACGCTGCAGAAGGTGGATGCAGACATGCTTGATCTCTGGCCACTCGCCGTCTGGCACTGCGATCAGCCGCACGGCGATGTGTCTTTCCTGCCGACGTACCGGGTCGCCCAGCTTGCCGCACGCGAAGTGAAGGTGGTGCTGACCGGCGACGGCGGCGACGAACTTTTCGCCGGCTACGACAAGCACCGCAATTTCTTCTCCCGCCCGGCGGCCGCTGAGGCGTCCGATGCCGAGTTCCGGCGGGCCTATCACGCCAATCTCAGTCTGTTCGACGAAGCCGCAAAGCGCACGCTCTACACGGCAACGCTGTCCAGGCAGATCAGTGACATCGATTCCCGCAGCGTCACCGGTCCGCTGTTCGACGAAGCGCGGCACATGGACCGCATCAACCAGGCGCTGTACATCGACATGCAGCTGCTGCTGTCCGGCAACAATCTGGTCAAGCCGGACCGGATGGGCATGGCGGTATCGCTCGAGGCGCGTACGCCCTTTCTCGACTACCGGATGATGGAACTCGCCTTCCGCATGCCGGGCTCGCTCAAACTGAAGGACGGCGAGACGAAGTACCTCTACAAGAAGGCCGTGAGCCCGCTGATCGGCCATGATCTGGCCTATCGCCGGAAGCAGATGTTCACCGTGCCGGTCGGCGAGTGGTTCCGCGACAGCCTGTCAGGCTTTGTCGAAGAGGTTCTGCTCGGCGAACGGACCATCGGGCGGGGATTGTTCGATCCGATGCGGGTGCGGACATTGATCGACGAGCACCGCAGCGGCAAGACCGACCGGACGCGCGAACTGCGCGCGCTGATCGCCGTCGAGCTGTGGGCGCGGACATTCATCGATCCGACCGACTTCGTCGATGTGGCCGACCCCGACTTCCAGTCGCTCGGTCTCGATCTTCGAGCCGCACCCGTTGCCCGTCCCTGA
- the waaA gene encoding lipid IV(A) 3-deoxy-D-manno-octulosonic acid transferase yields the protein MRLLYSTLWILAVPLALLRLFWRSRSEAGYAGNVLQRLGFFRAVSLRPTIWLHAVSVGETRAAQTLIEALRARWPHARILLTQTTATGRATAQSLYGDAVTLAWLPWDLPWSQRAFLRVWRPAIGILMETELWPNLIAECRRAGVPVVLVNARLSERSARRYARLPSLAGAMLQDLSGIAAQTDADAGRLRTLGARNVTVAGNLKFDLSPPPDQLALGERWRAALGRRRVALLASTREGEEAMLLPALHASLPDDVLIALVPRHPQRFDEVARLVAGHRLTLARRSTGTLPGASDRVWLGDSMGEMFAWYALADLAVIGGSWLPLGGQNLIEACAAGCPVVIGPHTFNFAQATEDALAAGAALRAADADEMAATACRLLADPASLKAMSDAGRAFAASHRGATESCMTLIRPLLQPRLDRLADSDHPPCAPII from the coding sequence ATGCGCTTGCTTTATTCAACCCTCTGGATCCTGGCGGTGCCACTGGCTCTGCTGCGACTGTTCTGGCGCTCGCGCAGCGAAGCGGGGTATGCCGGGAATGTCCTGCAACGGCTGGGATTCTTTCGTGCAGTCAGCCTGCGGCCCACCATCTGGCTGCATGCCGTGTCGGTCGGCGAAACCCGCGCCGCGCAAACGCTGATCGAAGCCCTGCGCGCCCGCTGGCCGCACGCCCGCATTTTGCTGACCCAGACCACGGCGACCGGTCGGGCAACCGCGCAGTCGCTCTACGGCGACGCCGTGACGCTGGCCTGGTTGCCCTGGGACCTGCCGTGGTCGCAGCGCGCCTTCCTGCGCGTCTGGCGCCCGGCCATCGGCATCCTGATGGAAACGGAGCTGTGGCCCAACCTGATCGCCGAGTGCCGTCGCGCCGGTGTGCCGGTGGTGCTGGTGAATGCCCGCCTGTCCGAACGCTCGGCACGCCGCTATGCACGCCTGCCTTCGCTGGCAGGCGCGATGCTGCAAGACCTGTCCGGCATCGCAGCCCAGACGGATGCCGACGCCGGGCGACTGCGCACCCTGGGCGCGCGGAACGTCACCGTCGCCGGCAACCTCAAGTTCGACCTGTCGCCACCGCCGGATCAACTCGCCCTCGGCGAGCGCTGGCGCGCGGCGCTGGGCAGACGCCGCGTCGCATTGCTGGCCAGCACACGGGAGGGTGAAGAGGCGATGCTGCTGCCCGCGCTCCACGCCAGCCTGCCCGATGACGTGCTGATCGCGCTGGTGCCGCGGCACCCGCAGCGTTTCGACGAGGTTGCGCGCCTGGTGGCCGGTCACCGCCTGACGCTGGCAAGGCGCAGTACCGGCACGCTGCCGGGCGCCAGCGACCGGGTGTGGCTCGGCGATTCGATGGGAGAAATGTTCGCCTGGTATGCACTCGCGGATCTGGCGGTCATCGGCGGCAGCTGGTTGCCGCTGGGCGGTCAGAACCTGATCGAGGCCTGCGCGGCAGGTTGTCCGGTAGTCATCGGCCCGCACACGTTCAATTTCGCCCAGGCCACCGAAGACGCGCTGGCTGCCGGCGCCGCGCTGCGCGCAGCCGATGCCGACGAGATGGCGGCGACGGCCTGCCGGCTGCTCGCCGACCCGGCATCGCTGAAAGCCATGTCCGACGCAGGTCGCGCCTTTGCGGCCTCGCATCGTGGCGCAACCGAAAGCTGCATGACCCTGATCCGACCACTGCTGCAACCCCGGCTCGACCGGTTGGCCGACAGTGATCACCCGCCATGCGCTCCGATCATCTGA
- the hisH gene encoding imidazole glycerol phosphate synthase subunit HisH → MSRTIGVVDYGSTGNIESIRKALVAAGAQVRIIDDARNLSGADKLVLPGVGSFAEAMRQVRERGMFDPLISAAASTPILGICLGMQMLARVGYEFGETSGFGLIDGEVRPVVCKAAIPHIGFKQIRKIGDSPLFHGLASDAEFYFMHSYEFVNYTDVAGLTTHGEHQFVSAVAKSHLFGVQFHPEKSRDAGIRLLKNFVEL, encoded by the coding sequence ATGTCCAGAACGATCGGTGTCGTGGATTACGGCTCGACGGGAAACATCGAGAGCATCCGCAAGGCGCTCGTTGCGGCGGGCGCACAGGTCAGGATCATCGACGACGCGCGCAACCTTTCAGGTGCAGACAAGCTCGTGCTGCCGGGCGTCGGCAGCTTTGCGGAGGCCATGCGGCAGGTTCGCGAGCGCGGCATGTTCGATCCGCTGATCAGTGCGGCGGCATCGACACCGATACTGGGTATCTGCCTCGGCATGCAGATGCTGGCCAGAGTCGGCTACGAGTTCGGCGAAACGTCCGGTTTCGGCCTGATAGACGGGGAAGTGAGGCCGGTGGTCTGCAAGGCGGCCATCCCGCATATCGGATTCAAGCAGATCCGGAAGATCGGCGATTCACCGCTTTTTCACGGCCTGGCCAGCGACGCCGAGTTTTATTTCATGCACTCGTACGAGTTCGTGAATTACACCGATGTGGCAGGCCTGACCACCCACGGCGAGCACCAGTTCGTTTCTGCCGTTGCGAAAAGCCATTTGTTCGGCGTTCAATTTCATCCCGAAAAAAGCCGGGACGCCGGTATTCGACTGCTGAAGAACTTCGTTGAGCTCTGA
- a CDS encoding acyltransferase family protein: MRKFSGSLGDASYGIYLLHPVLFHGFAALGGSGGFLPAFSPGANAAVLCVMIVVCSFALSIAFHRLVETRVLRWGKERFVFDHAARDHTGVPGAATGRTPEFKTDRQERTP, translated from the coding sequence ATGCGGAAGTTTTCGGGCAGCCTGGGCGATGCCAGCTACGGAATCTATCTTCTGCACCCGGTCCTCTTTCACGGTTTCGCCGCACTCGGTGGAAGCGGCGGTTTCCTTCCGGCGTTCTCCCCGGGCGCGAACGCAGCAGTGCTCTGCGTGATGATTGTGGTGTGTTCGTTCGCGCTGTCGATCGCCTTTCATCGTCTTGTCGAAACGCGCGTGCTGCGCTGGGGCAAGGAGCGATTCGTCTTCGACCATGCAGCGCGCGATCACACCGGCGTGCCGGGCGCGGCAACCGGACGCACACCGGAATTCAAGACGGATCGACAAGAAAGAACCCCATGA
- a CDS encoding acyltransferase family protein has product MNIVATPRMHAFDLLRGCCAIAVACYHLLNWQHVVTLDAIGLYAVYVFFVLSGASITLAYADKLRTLADFRSFMAIRYLRLAPLYMAVLALAMAYRVVARDNDALLHKAMQLLPNITMLFGIGNPGASSLVIGGWSLGIEFLFYLLFPAFLVCASLARGKPWLAAAMLALTLLIQQGFVDSVLQSGMVRFSDQVFAYTQFAAFIAYFSGGCAIGMVLRSAPGRRWSAWAWIPAIALLVLLFADHTSPQASMLTGLEGGAVPC; this is encoded by the coding sequence GTGAACATCGTCGCGACGCCGCGGATGCACGCATTCGATCTGCTGCGAGGCTGCTGTGCCATCGCAGTCGCGTGCTACCACCTGCTCAACTGGCAACACGTGGTGACCCTGGACGCGATCGGTCTGTATGCGGTCTATGTGTTCTTCGTGCTGTCCGGCGCGAGCATCACGCTGGCCTACGCGGACAAACTGCGCACGCTGGCGGACTTCCGCTCCTTCATGGCAATTCGCTATCTGCGGCTGGCGCCGCTTTACATGGCGGTGCTGGCGCTGGCGATGGCGTATCGGGTCGTGGCCCGGGACAACGACGCGCTGCTGCACAAGGCGATGCAATTGCTGCCGAACATCACGATGCTGTTCGGAATCGGCAATCCCGGGGCGTCATCCCTGGTCATTGGTGGCTGGTCGCTCGGCATCGAATTTCTTTTCTATCTGCTGTTTCCGGCGTTCCTCGTCTGTGCATCGCTGGCCCGCGGCAAACCCTGGCTTGCTGCAGCGATGCTCGCGCTGACGCTGTTGATCCAGCAGGGATTCGTCGACAGCGTGCTTCAGTCCGGGATGGTCCGGTTCAGCGATCAGGTTTTCGCCTATACCCAGTTCGCCGCATTCATCGCCTACTTTTCCGGTGGTTGCGCCATCGGAATGGTGCTGCGTTCGGCGCCCGGGCGTCGCTGGAGTGCGTGGGCATGGATACCTGCCATCGCGTTGCTGGTCCTGCTCTTTGCCGATCACACGAGCCCGCAGGCAAGCATGCTGACCGGTCTGGAGGGGGGGGCCGTGCCGTGCTGA
- a CDS encoding aldolase/citrate lyase family protein, translated as MMKLMMIVNRPDIARFVAQCGVDRIFVDLEYLGKQERQGHLDTWLSRHVPADISRVRDAIGDTTLLVRLNPWHAGSSEEIEDAIARGADILMLPMFHQVTEVEAFCAVVGGRLPVIPLVETAAALDALPEVARVPGVAEVFIGLNDLHLSLGLKFMFEPLADGLLDRAAAQLRPLGVPFGFGGLARVGEGLLPAERIIGEHVRLGSSAAILSRTFHRQAADVQAMQSEMDFPGELARLRAAFDEYSKADEATLAANHAEVVRIVREIAGR; from the coding sequence ATGATGAAACTGATGATGATCGTCAATCGGCCCGACATTGCACGGTTCGTTGCGCAATGTGGTGTCGACCGCATTTTTGTGGATCTGGAGTACCTGGGCAAGCAGGAGCGTCAGGGGCATCTGGATACCTGGTTGTCGCGCCATGTGCCGGCGGATATAAGCCGGGTAAGGGATGCGATCGGCGACACCACGCTGCTGGTGCGGCTCAATCCCTGGCATGCGGGTTCGAGCGAGGAGATCGAGGATGCGATTGCCCGCGGGGCAGACATCCTGATGCTGCCCATGTTTCATCAGGTGACCGAGGTCGAGGCTTTCTGTGCCGTGGTCGGCGGTCGCCTGCCTGTCATCCCGCTGGTGGAGACAGCCGCGGCGCTCGACGCATTGCCCGAGGTCGCACGCGTGCCCGGTGTTGCGGAAGTCTTCATCGGGCTGAACGACCTGCATCTTTCGCTGGGGCTGAAATTCATGTTCGAACCGCTGGCTGACGGGCTGCTCGATCGCGCGGCCGCACAGCTGCGCCCGCTCGGTGTTCCGTTCGGATTCGGTGGGCTGGCGCGCGTCGGTGAAGGGCTGCTGCCCGCTGAGCGCATCATCGGGGAACACGTCCGCCTGGGTTCCAGCGCCGCCATCCTGTCGCGCACCTTTCACCGACAGGCGGCGGATGTGCAGGCGATGCAGTCCGAGATGGACTTTCCGGGGGAGCTTGCGCGCCTGCGCGCGGCATTCGACGAATACAGCAAGGCGGACGAAGCCACCCTCGCGGCGAATCATGCGGAAGTCGTCCGCATCGTGCGCGAAATTGCAGGCAGATAG
- the murJ gene encoding murein biosynthesis integral membrane protein MurJ → MKGNAPVSAGTSGRGDAMLRSTLVIAGLVLLGRVTGFGREWLIALRAGATDTTDVAIVLLTFPDLMVNLLLSGGLAAALVPAFKRLERGADTALFLQASRLVGGLFLLLALALFALAPQMLGVLAPGLPARTLAPHGDAFRLMTVALPLAALSGVVVALLNANGRFAIGAAGTLVFNLAVICCLLIADADDTVLAIAVGVTGGCLLRLLMQASELRHDWIAPAGRRHLIDRALIRHFLGSFSFITILVALPPLARAISSLEEAGALSLFNYAYKLVELPMGVVIGSISTVLLPRLAADVAHGTRDLVQANLAIGMRAVICISIGIAIPAAIFSDTLVQLAFFKASFEPGQVEALSVLAAIGFVSLPFQGLLTIYGSAFAASGHTRPLVATAAIMLVAVAATAPIARSLLGLPGVMAAYAGVYALGAVLLSWQAGRRFGPGTVSLAFRDAPKALLLPALIAAGIALLGDHGSDGLVARAAWAGASFAAFLASVLLLDGRLRASLARPPKESAS, encoded by the coding sequence ATGAAGGGCAACGCGCCCGTCTCCGCCGGCACGAGTGGTCGCGGCGATGCGATGCTGCGCAGTACGCTGGTCATAGCCGGCCTCGTCCTGCTCGGCCGGGTGACGGGATTCGGCCGGGAGTGGTTGATTGCACTGCGCGCCGGCGCAACGGATACCACCGACGTAGCGATCGTCCTCCTGACATTTCCCGATCTGATGGTCAACCTGCTGCTCAGCGGCGGACTCGCAGCTGCACTGGTTCCGGCCTTCAAGCGACTTGAGCGCGGAGCCGACACGGCGTTGTTCCTGCAGGCATCCCGACTTGTCGGCGGGCTGTTCCTGCTGCTTGCCCTGGCGCTGTTCGCACTCGCTCCGCAGATGCTCGGCGTTCTCGCCCCGGGTTTGCCTGCCCGGACGCTCGCGCCTCACGGCGACGCTTTCCGACTCATGACCGTGGCGCTGCCTCTGGCCGCGCTGTCGGGTGTCGTGGTGGCGCTGTTGAATGCGAACGGGCGCTTCGCAATCGGTGCCGCGGGAACCTTGGTGTTCAATCTTGCAGTCATCTGCTGCCTGCTGATTGCGGACGCTGACGATACCGTGCTGGCCATCGCCGTTGGTGTCACAGGGGGGTGTCTGCTGCGACTGCTGATGCAGGCATCCGAGCTCAGGCACGACTGGATCGCGCCGGCCGGGCGCAGGCACCTCATCGACCGCGCGCTGATCAGGCATTTTCTGGGCAGTTTCAGCTTCATCACCATTCTGGTGGCGCTGCCCCCGCTGGCCCGCGCCATCTCGTCACTCGAGGAGGCGGGCGCGCTTTCCCTGTTCAACTACGCCTACAAGCTGGTCGAGTTGCCCATGGGGGTGGTGATCGGTTCGATCAGTACGGTGCTGCTGCCGCGGCTTGCTGCTGACGTCGCCCACGGTACGCGTGACCTCGTGCAGGCAAATCTGGCGATCGGCATGCGTGCAGTGATCTGCATTTCAATCGGCATCGCGATTCCCGCGGCGATCTTTTCGGACACGCTCGTGCAGCTTGCCTTTTTCAAGGCATCGTTCGAGCCCGGGCAGGTCGAAGCCTTGTCGGTGCTCGCGGCGATCGGGTTTGTTTCGCTGCCTTTTCAGGGCCTGCTGACCATCTATGGTTCGGCGTTCGCGGCCAGCGGCCACACTCGCCCGCTCGTCGCGACGGCGGCCATCATGCTCGTCGCCGTCGCCGCCACAGCCCCGATTGCCCGCAGCCTGCTGGGGCTACCCGGGGTGATGGCCGCGTATGCCGGCGTCTATGCGCTGGGTGCCGTCCTGTTGTCGTGGCAGGCGGGCCGGCGATTCGGTCCGGGTACCGTCTCGCTCGCCTTCAGGGATGCGCCAAAGGCACTTTTACTGCCCGCGTTGATTGCCGCGGGTATCGCACTTCTTGGCGACCACGGCAGCGATGGTCTGGTTGCCCGCGCTGCCTGGGCCGGTGCGTCCTTCGCGGCATTTCTGGCCAGCGTCCTGCTCCTCGATGGCAGACTGCGTGCATCGCTTGCAAGGCCCCCGAAAGAGAGTGCCTCATGA
- a CDS encoding N-acetyl sugar amidotransferase yields the protein MSNQRPASTVEFRNVRGQLKQSLVFDEHGVCDACNFAELKKQIDWTAREQQLVELCNRFRRSDGRYDVVVPGSGGKDSVMAAHVLKYKYGMNPILVTWPPAIYTGIGQLNFNKWLDIGFANYTYHQNRKVHRILTQQAFLNLCHPFQPFILGQKNLAPKMSALLDIPLVIFGENEAEYGNPIVDNEKPTRDPKYYSAEGRLDDLYLGGVSARELMDRYQFTKADLEAYLPVDPNRLLETGTEVHYLGFYLRWHPQETYYFAVEHSGFVPNVHRTEGSYSKYSSLDDEIDWLHYYTAHVKFGIGRATYDSAQEIRNGDITRDEGIALIKRYDGEYPHQYLADCLEYMDITADQFHAVIEDARTPHLWVKDGEQWRLRQPIWEKG from the coding sequence ATGAGCAATCAGCGTCCGGCATCGACGGTCGAGTTCAGGAACGTCAGGGGACAACTGAAGCAGTCGCTTGTTTTCGACGAGCATGGCGTATGCGACGCCTGCAATTTCGCCGAACTCAAGAAACAGATCGACTGGACGGCGCGCGAACAGCAGCTGGTGGAACTGTGCAACCGCTTCCGCCGCAGTGATGGCCGCTACGACGTCGTTGTCCCGGGCAGTGGCGGCAAGGATAGTGTCATGGCTGCTCACGTGCTCAAGTACAAGTACGGCATGAACCCCATCCTCGTGACCTGGCCCCCTGCCATCTACACCGGCATCGGACAGCTCAATTTCAACAAGTGGCTCGACATCGGGTTCGCCAATTACACCTATCACCAGAATCGCAAGGTGCACCGGATTCTCACGCAACAGGCTTTTCTCAACCTGTGTCATCCGTTCCAGCCCTTCATTCTCGGGCAGAAGAATCTGGCGCCCAAGATGTCGGCGCTGCTCGACATTCCACTGGTCATCTTCGGCGAGAACGAGGCGGAGTACGGAAATCCTATCGTCGACAACGAAAAGCCGACGCGCGATCCGAAGTATTACAGCGCCGAGGGCCGGCTGGATGATCTGTACCTCGGTGGCGTGAGTGCGCGCGAGTTGATGGATCGGTACCAGTTCACCAAAGCCGATCTCGAAGCCTATCTCCCGGTCGATCCGAACCGTCTTCTCGAAACCGGCACGGAAGTCCATTACCTGGGTTTCTACCTGCGCTGGCACCCGCAGGAAACGTATTACTTCGCCGTCGAGCATTCCGGCTTCGTGCCGAACGTCCATCGGACCGAAGGCAGCTACAGCAAGTACAGCTCGCTGGACGATGAAATCGACTGGCTCCATTACTACACCGCTCACGTCAAGTTCGGCATCGGCCGTGCGACATACGATTCAGCGCAGGAAATCCGCAACGGCGACATCACGCGCGACGAGGGCATTGCCCTGATCAAGCGCTACGACGGTGAATATCCCCATCAGTACCTAGCCGACTGCCTCGAGTACATGGACATCACCGCCGATCAGTTTCATGCGGTGATCGAGGACGCTCGCACGCCGCACCTGTGGGTGAAGGACGGCGAACAATGGCGCCTGCGCCAGCCGATCTGGGAAAAAGGGTGA
- a CDS encoding sugar transferase codes for MKRLTDIVFALLLLALIWPLLLVIALIVRTDSPGPFVYRQIRVGLHGRSFGMFKFRSMVVNADRIGGYQTHQGDPRITRSGRWLRKTSLDELPQLFNVLLGDMSFVGPRPDVPAQRELYSEQDWALRTSVRPGITGLAQATLRSEARAAQRLALDLEYVRRQSLWLDLKILVMTVRQVLGKGSY; via the coding sequence ATGAAACGTCTGACAGACATCGTTTTCGCGCTGCTCCTGCTGGCGCTGATCTGGCCACTGCTGCTCGTGATTGCGCTGATCGTGCGTACCGATTCGCCCGGCCCCTTTGTCTACAGGCAAATCAGGGTCGGGCTTCACGGACGCTCGTTCGGGATGTTCAAATTCCGCAGCATGGTGGTCAACGCCGACCGGATCGGTGGCTATCAGACACATCAGGGCGATCCGCGCATCACGCGCTCGGGCAGATGGCTGCGGAAGACCAGCCTGGACGAGTTGCCGCAGTTGTTCAACGTACTGCTCGGCGACATGAGTTTCGTCGGGCCTCGCCCCGACGTACCTGCGCAGCGAGAGCTGTATTCGGAACAGGACTGGGCATTGCGCACCTCGGTGCGTCCCGGCATCACCGGGCTGGCCCAGGCAACGCTGCGGTCCGAAGCCAGAGCCGCGCAGCGGCTCGCGCTTGACCTCGAATATGTACGCCGGCAATCGCTCTGGCTCGATCTGAAGATACTGGTGATGACCGTGCGCCAGGTGCTTGGCAAAGGCAGCTACTGA
- the hisF gene encoding imidazole glycerol phosphate synthase subunit HisF has translation MRVIAKLDVKPPYVVKPVHFEGLRKIGAPAELARQYYEQGADEIFYVDIVASLYRREVLFDEIRRASADIFVPFAVGGGIRSLDDISRMFHSGADKVTLNTHAVQQEPDLIDRAARTFGSQAIVINVEAKRWDGWWECYTDCGRERSGKDVLAWVREAEQRGAGEILVQSVDCDGRRAGFDIELISQVKNSVSVPVVAASGAGSLADIVAMARKARPDAVAVASVLHYGLCSIQDIKNALKDGE, from the coding sequence ATGAGAGTCATCGCAAAACTTGACGTCAAACCGCCTTACGTCGTGAAGCCGGTTCATTTCGAGGGCCTGCGCAAGATTGGCGCGCCGGCGGAACTTGCGCGGCAGTATTACGAGCAGGGTGCAGACGAAATATTCTATGTCGATATCGTCGCTTCGCTGTACCGCCGGGAAGTTCTGTTCGATGAAATCCGCAGAGCCTCGGCCGATATCTTCGTACCGTTTGCCGTCGGAGGAGGGATACGTTCTCTGGACGATATCTCGCGCATGTTCCACAGCGGCGCCGACAAGGTCACCCTGAATACCCACGCCGTCCAGCAGGAGCCCGATCTGATCGACCGTGCGGCGCGAACATTCGGTTCGCAGGCGATCGTCATCAATGTCGAGGCAAAGCGCTGGGATGGCTGGTGGGAGTGCTACACCGATTGCGGCCGCGAGCGCAGCGGCAAGGACGTGCTGGCATGGGTGCGCGAGGCGGAACAGCGCGGAGCAGGCGAGATTCTGGTGCAATCGGTCGACTGTGACGGCCGTCGCGCCGGCTTCGACATCGAACTGATTTCGCAGGTCAAGAACAGTGTTTCGGTACCGGTCGTGGCGGCCAGCGGCGCCGGAAGCCTGGCGGACATCGTTGCCATGGCGCGCAAGGCTCGCCCGGATGCCGTTGCAGTGGCGAGCGTGCTTCACTATGGTCTGTGCAGCATCCAGGACATCAAGAACGCACTGAAAGACGGGGAGTAA
- a CDS encoding class I SAM-dependent methyltransferase, with protein MVTDDPRKSYWNEAYYKYWKSRVDEAGVGSSQVIKGDANTEDDDVYRALFSTYGFNRGRVLEVGCAWGRMFPLYLAHGLTLSAVDISAAMVGAARERWAGHPDIESIQESPAESLPFEDGSFDNLACIATFDATFQDQALREFLRVTKAGARLFFTGKHDLYHSDDQAALDAEIGARRKQHPNFFTDTHRMVELLQAQGHKVDALLCFPRRGDFAKAAYVTPPPDHFYEYMIVLTRGPVVGDFPPFASEHSKTFLAGEHA; from the coding sequence ATGGTCACCGATGATCCGCGCAAGAGCTACTGGAACGAGGCGTACTACAAGTACTGGAAGTCCCGTGTTGACGAAGCCGGCGTCGGCAGCAGTCAGGTCATCAAGGGGGATGCCAATACCGAGGACGACGACGTCTATCGGGCGTTGTTCTCGACCTATGGATTCAATCGCGGGCGTGTGCTTGAGGTCGGCTGCGCGTGGGGCCGCATGTTTCCGTTGTATCTGGCACACGGCCTGACACTCAGTGCCGTCGACATTTCGGCAGCGATGGTCGGGGCTGCCAGGGAGCGGTGGGCGGGACATCCCGATATCGAGAGCATTCAGGAGTCCCCTGCCGAAAGCCTGCCTTTCGAGGACGGTAGCTTCGACAATCTGGCCTGCATCGCGACCTTCGATGCCACTTTCCAGGATCAGGCCTTGCGCGAATTCCTGCGCGTGACCAAGGCCGGTGCGCGCCTGTTCTTCACCGGCAAGCATGACCTGTATCACAGCGATGATCAGGCTGCGCTCGACGCGGAGATCGGTGCGCGGCGCAAGCAGCACCCGAATTTCTTCACGGATACGCACCGCATGGTCGAACTGCTGCAGGCGCAGGGGCACAAGGTGGATGCCTTGCTGTGCTTTCCGCGCCGCGGTGACTTCGCCAAGGCGGCTTACGTGACGCCGCCTCCGGATCATTTCTACGAGTACATGATCGTCCTCACGCGGGGGCCGGTGGTGGGCGACTTTCCGCCGTTTGCCAGCGAACATTCGAAAACCTTCCTCGCAGGTGAGCACGCATGA